One window of the Leptotrichia massiliensis genome contains the following:
- the ychF gene encoding redox-regulated ATPase YchF, with translation MIGIGIVGLPNVGKSTLFNAITKTQNAEAANYPFATIEPNVGLVSVPDPRLKDLEKVVNPERTVGATVEFVDIAGLVKGASKGEGLGNQFLSNIRNTAAICQVVRCFDDDNIIHVEGSVDPIRDIETINAELIFADLDTVERAIQKNQKLARGGNAEGKELVAVLERCKVHLEEFKLLKTLEFTQREEELIKVYQFLTVKPMMFAANISEEDLTAGIENDYVKKVREFAKQYDSEVVTFSAKVEAELIEIEDEEERQMFINELGIKEPSLNRLIRAGFKLLGLITYFTAGVKEVRAWTIKQGTNAQKSASEIHTDIEKGFIRAEVVSFDKFIELNGWNGAKEKGAMRLEGKEYIVQDGDVMFFRFNV, from the coding sequence ATGATAGGAATAGGAATTGTAGGATTACCAAACGTGGGAAAATCAACATTATTTAACGCAATAACAAAAACACAGAATGCAGAGGCGGCAAACTATCCATTTGCAACAATTGAGCCAAATGTAGGGCTTGTAAGCGTGCCAGATCCACGTTTAAAAGATTTGGAGAAAGTAGTTAACCCAGAAAGAACGGTTGGAGCGACAGTTGAATTTGTAGATATTGCAGGACTTGTAAAAGGTGCATCAAAAGGGGAAGGACTAGGAAACCAGTTTTTATCAAACATTAGAAATACAGCTGCAATTTGTCAGGTTGTAAGATGTTTTGATGATGACAATATTATTCACGTGGAAGGAAGCGTTGATCCTATAAGAGATATCGAAACAATTAATGCAGAATTGATTTTTGCTGATTTAGACACAGTTGAAAGGGCAATTCAGAAAAATCAGAAGCTGGCTCGTGGAGGAAACGCAGAAGGAAAAGAATTAGTCGCAGTTCTTGAAAGATGTAAAGTTCATCTGGAAGAATTTAAATTATTAAAAACATTGGAATTTACCCAAAGGGAAGAAGAATTAATAAAAGTTTATCAATTTTTGACAGTAAAACCAATGATGTTTGCCGCAAATATTTCGGAAGAAGACTTGACGGCTGGAATTGAAAATGATTATGTAAAAAAAGTGCGTGAATTTGCAAAACAGTACGATAGCGAAGTAGTAACCTTTTCAGCAAAAGTGGAAGCAGAACTAATTGAAATCGAAGACGAAGAAGAAAGACAAATGTTCATTAATGAATTAGGAATAAAAGAACCAAGCCTAAACAGACTAATTAGAGCAGGATTCAAATTGTTAGGATTAATCACATACTTTACAGCTGGAGTAAAAGAAGTAAGAGCATGGACAATAAAACAAGGAACAAACGCTCAAAAATCTGCCAGTGAAATTCACACAGACATTGAAAAAGGATTTATCAGAGCCGAAGTAGTGTCTTTCGACAAATTCATCGAACTAAACGGATGGAACGGTGCAAAAGAAAAAGGTGCAATGAGACTGGAAGGAAAAGAGTACATTGTGCAAGATGGGGATGTAATGTTCTTCAGATTTAATGTTTAA
- a CDS encoding tyrosine-type recombinase/integrase, whose product MNNSDKDVEKEKAIGNKDNIRNENLVMYVDKFLYYEEVILGKSFNTIRSYRRDLLQFMEYLDEYEEIHNFEEIEMMTFRSFIAYLNSPKRQTKDEDKGENSEKISENLEISDTETEINKIKSIEDMEELNTKMSVKPVSKRTINRKISALRTFFKYLQEIKVIETNKAAYINVPKFEKELPNVLNRDDLNRLRNVINTEKITGIRDRLIIELLYSSGLRSIELINLSEFMIDIEEREIRVIGKGDKERITFFSENAKKWLIKYIEEKKKQYENYTREVLIVNSKGKKLTTRSLRRLISAHAHEAGIQKEITPHVFRHSFATELLNNGVDIRYLQELLGHSSIATTQVYTHVSKAFLRDIYMSTHPLAKE is encoded by the coding sequence ATGAATAATAGTGACAAAGACGTTGAGAAAGAAAAGGCAATTGGAAATAAAGATAATATAAGAAATGAAAATCTTGTGATGTATGTTGACAAATTTTTGTATTATGAAGAGGTTATTCTTGGGAAAAGTTTTAATACGATTAGAAGTTATCGGCGGGATTTGCTGCAGTTTATGGAATATCTGGATGAATATGAGGAAATTCATAATTTTGAGGAAATTGAAATGATGACATTCAGATCTTTTATTGCGTATTTAAATTCTCCCAAAAGGCAGACCAAGGATGAGGATAAGGGAGAAAATTCAGAGAAAATTTCTGAAAATTTAGAAATTTCAGATACCGAAACAGAAATTAATAAAATAAAGAGTATTGAAGATATGGAAGAATTAAATACAAAAATGAGTGTCAAGCCAGTGTCTAAAAGAACTATAAATAGGAAGATTTCAGCACTTAGGACATTTTTTAAATATCTTCAGGAAATAAAAGTGATTGAAACGAACAAGGCGGCTTATATTAATGTTCCGAAATTTGAGAAGGAATTGCCAAATGTGTTGAATAGAGATGATTTAAACAGATTGAGAAACGTTATAAATACCGAAAAGATTACTGGAATTCGTGATAGATTGATTATTGAACTTCTTTATTCTAGTGGGCTTCGTTCGATAGAACTTATTAATTTAAGTGAATTTATGATTGATATTGAAGAGCGGGAAATCAGAGTTATTGGAAAAGGGGATAAGGAGCGAATAACTTTTTTTAGTGAAAATGCTAAGAAATGGCTGATAAAGTATATTGAGGAAAAGAAAAAGCAATATGAAAACTACACTAGGGAAGTCTTGATTGTAAACAGTAAAGGAAAAAAATTGACAACCCGTTCATTAAGGAGGCTTATTTCGGCACACGCACATGAAGCGGGGATACAAAAGGAAATAACACCGCATGTATTTAGACATTCGTTTGCAACAGAACTTTTGAATAACGGAGTAGATATCCGATATTTACAGGAATTGCTTGGGCATAGCAGTATTGCGACAACGCAAGTTTATACACATGTGAGTAAGGCTTTCTTGAGAGATATTTATATGAGTACTCATCCATTGGCTAAGGAATAA
- a CDS encoding MBL fold metallo-hydrolase: protein MKFSSLGSGSSGNSSYIEMGNKKFLIDAGFSGKKIVEKLNNIEKRIDDIMGIFVTHEHSDHIQGLGVVSRKYDIPIYLHEVTYNVIKDRIGKIEKKNLNFIRDEKIVIDNCVINNFEVMHDAEKCLGYTFEYEGKKLSYASDVGCVNNIIKENLKNSDVIVLESNYDYNMLMTGPYHWELKNRVKGRNGHLSNAEASKLIGQVLSEKLKKVYLMHISKDNNTPELAYNSLYQILERENKSHLEIEIINEEGTEIYKI, encoded by the coding sequence ATGAAATTTTCAAGTTTGGGAAGTGGAAGTAGCGGAAATTCAAGCTATATTGAGATGGGTAATAAGAAATTTCTTATAGATGCAGGATTTAGTGGTAAAAAAATTGTAGAAAAATTGAATAATATTGAAAAAAGAATTGATGATATAATGGGGATATTTGTGACACATGAGCATTCTGACCATATTCAAGGACTTGGTGTTGTTTCACGAAAATACGATATTCCAATTTATCTTCATGAAGTAACTTATAATGTAATTAAGGATAGAATTGGAAAAATTGAGAAAAAAAATTTAAATTTTATAAGAGATGAAAAAATTGTTATTGACAATTGTGTGATAAATAATTTTGAAGTAATGCACGATGCTGAAAAGTGCTTGGGATACACATTTGAATATGAAGGGAAAAAATTGTCCTATGCAAGTGATGTTGGCTGTGTAAACAATATTATTAAGGAAAATTTGAAAAATAGTGATGTAATTGTGCTGGAAAGTAACTATGACTATAATATGCTGATGACAGGCCCTTATCATTGGGAACTGAAAAACCGTGTAAAAGGAAGAAATGGACATTTGTCAAATGCAGAAGCATCAAAGCTGATTGGGCAGGTGCTTAGCGAGAAACTGAAAAAGGTTTATTTAATGCATATAAGCAAAGATAATAATACGCCAGAGCTGGCTTATAATTCGCTGTATCAAATTTTGGAGCGTGAAAATAAAAGCCATTTGGAAATTGAAATTATTAACGAAGAGGGAACAGAAATTTATAAAATATAG
- the topA gene encoding type I DNA topoisomerase has translation MARKLVIVESPSKAKTIEKILGKNYEVVASYGHVIDLPKTKIGIDVENNFEPQYKVIKGKGEVLKKLKEKAKSANAVYLASDQDREGEAIAWHISNYIKQPDKVKRIEFNEITKTAVNNAIKNPRDINDNLVNAQQARRLLDRIVGYKISPLLWKIINRNASAGRVQSVALKLICDLEDEINAFVPQKYWEVNALIEKDINLNLVKIADEKVDKIFDEKVVKKLKKDLKNESLTLEKIEVKKKSQRPPLVFKTSTLQQLASSYLGYGASKTMRIAQQLYEGLAINGENKGLITYMRTDSTRISVDALNMAKDYITKNYGEKYVGRYVVKNSKSNVQDAHEGIRPSDINLVPDDIKAYLTNEQYRLYKLIWDRFLVSQFAAMQYEQMQINAVNGDYNFRGTINKVIFDGYYKIFKDEDEIKTGDFPELKEGNVHPIDKLNVEEGITKPPTRFSEATLVKKLESEGIGRPSTYASIVETLKSREYVELIEKRFYPTYLGYEVKDELVKNFKDIINVKFTANMEKELDKVEEGTVEWVQLLRTFYDSLEKDIDKFEKEIDKIKNRRIVSDVLDSEGNPMVLKTGLYGKYLISETNEKEKISLKGIAISPEVLKKGEIFVKEEVEKLQNNKKGILTDYFDEEGNRYVLKVGRFGEYLESENYEKDEKRMSLPAELKQKYKKGAVIELDGVLQISDEMKRLYEIDRKIIEEAGVCEFCGKPYEIKTGRFGKFLACTGYPECKTIKNIKTGKVTRVTEKVEKAKKTTKKATKKTTAKAKSTSAKAKKTAATRKSTAKKSK, from the coding sequence TTGGCTAGAAAGTTAGTTATTGTTGAGTCACCGTCGAAGGCAAAAACTATTGAAAAAATACTTGGTAAAAATTATGAAGTTGTTGCATCTTACGGACATGTGATTGATTTACCTAAAACGAAAATTGGAATAGATGTGGAAAATAATTTTGAACCTCAATATAAGGTTATAAAAGGGAAAGGTGAGGTTTTAAAGAAATTAAAGGAAAAAGCGAAAAGCGCAAATGCTGTTTATCTCGCATCAGATCAGGATAGGGAAGGGGAAGCGATTGCTTGGCATATTTCTAATTATATTAAGCAGCCTGACAAGGTAAAAAGGATAGAATTTAACGAGATAACAAAGACGGCTGTAAATAATGCGATTAAAAATCCAAGAGATATTAATGATAACCTTGTGAATGCACAGCAGGCAAGAAGACTATTGGATAGAATTGTGGGATATAAGATAAGTCCGCTTTTATGGAAAATAATTAATCGTAACGCCAGTGCTGGTCGTGTACAGTCGGTTGCATTAAAGCTGATTTGTGACCTGGAAGACGAGATAAATGCGTTTGTACCGCAAAAATATTGGGAAGTAAATGCATTAATTGAAAAAGATATTAATCTTAATTTAGTAAAAATTGCAGATGAAAAAGTAGATAAAATCTTTGATGAAAAAGTTGTAAAAAAATTGAAAAAAGATTTGAAAAATGAATCATTGACGCTTGAAAAAATAGAAGTTAAGAAAAAATCGCAAAGACCGCCACTTGTATTTAAGACAAGTACACTGCAGCAGCTTGCTTCATCCTATCTTGGCTACGGTGCAAGCAAAACAATGAGAATTGCACAGCAGCTTTATGAAGGACTTGCGATTAATGGCGAAAATAAAGGGCTTATAACATATATGAGAACAGACTCCACAAGAATTTCTGTTGATGCCCTAAATATGGCAAAAGATTATATTACAAAAAATTATGGTGAAAAGTATGTTGGGAGATACGTTGTAAAAAATTCAAAATCAAATGTTCAGGATGCCCACGAAGGAATCCGTCCATCTGATATTAACTTAGTTCCAGATGATATAAAAGCTTATTTGACTAATGAACAGTACAGATTGTATAAATTGATCTGGGATAGATTTTTAGTTTCACAGTTTGCAGCTATGCAGTATGAGCAGATGCAAATTAACGCTGTAAATGGGGATTATAATTTTCGTGGGACTATTAACAAAGTAATTTTTGATGGATACTACAAGATTTTTAAAGATGAGGATGAAATTAAGACTGGAGATTTTCCAGAATTAAAGGAGGGCAATGTTCATCCAATAGACAAATTAAATGTGGAAGAAGGAATAACAAAGCCTCCAACAAGATTTTCCGAAGCGACGCTTGTAAAAAAACTGGAATCAGAAGGAATTGGACGTCCATCAACTTATGCTTCAATTGTCGAAACGCTTAAATCAAGGGAATATGTTGAACTTATTGAAAAGCGTTTTTATCCAACGTATTTGGGATACGAGGTAAAGGATGAACTTGTCAAGAACTTTAAGGACATTATAAATGTGAAATTTACGGCGAATATGGAAAAGGAACTGGATAAGGTTGAAGAAGGCACAGTTGAATGGGTACAGCTTTTGAGAACTTTTTATGATTCTCTTGAAAAGGACATCGACAAGTTCGAGAAGGAAATTGATAAAATAAAGAATCGCAGAATTGTGTCGGATGTGCTGGATTCAGAGGGTAATCCGATGGTTTTAAAAACGGGGCTTTATGGAAAATATTTGATTAGTGAAACAAACGAGAAAGAAAAAATTTCGTTAAAAGGAATTGCAATATCGCCAGAAGTTCTTAAAAAGGGAGAAATCTTTGTAAAAGAGGAAGTTGAGAAACTTCAAAACAATAAAAAAGGAATTTTAACTGATTATTTTGATGAAGAAGGAAACAGATATGTGCTTAAAGTTGGACGATTTGGGGAATATCTTGAAAGTGAAAATTATGAAAAAGATGAAAAGAGAATGTCGTTACCAGCTGAGTTGAAGCAAAAATATAAAAAAGGCGCTGTAATAGAGCTGGATGGAGTATTGCAAATAAGCGATGAAATGAAACGGCTTTATGAAATTGACAGAAAAATAATAGAAGAAGCAGGAGTCTGCGAATTTTGCGGAAAACCCTATGAAATAAAAACTGGAAGATTTGGAAAATTTTTGGCTTGTACAGGCTATCCAGAATGTAAAACTATAAAAAATATAAAAACTGGGAAAGTTACAAGAGTGACTGAAAAAGTAGAAAAAGCCAAGAAAACTACAAAAAAAGCGACTAAAAAAACGACAGCTAAAGCAAAATCTACATCTGCAAAGGCTAAAAAGACAGCGGCAACTAGAAAATCTACAGCAAAAAAGTCTAAATAG
- the yqeH gene encoding ribosome biogenesis GTPase YqeH, whose amino-acid sequence MIIKKCSGCGIELQFEDKNKEGYVPEEKFITQDNLLCQRCFKIKNYGENLVNNFSREDYLKEVNESVKKSDIILPIFDIIDFEGSFTEEILDYLRDYRSIILINKIDLLPDFIHPTEISNWVKDRLAEEDIVPDDIAFISAKNKYGVNGIIRKIKNIFYNKKVKVTVLGVSNVGKSSVINLLLGNNKITTSKYSGTTLKSINNKIPNSEITIIDTPGLIPDGRISDLISVESGLKLVPAGEISRKTFKLEENQVFMFDVFCRFKILGNELLESGSKPIFSAYASKSVKFHVAREERVKDLLNGNYFEILQGAEKEKYFQNEFVTHEVEIGENEELVIAGLGWINVKRGPLKVQLEVPENVKVIVRPSIFKNKK is encoded by the coding sequence TTGATTATAAAAAAATGTAGCGGTTGTGGAATTGAACTGCAGTTTGAGGATAAAAATAAGGAAGGGTATGTTCCTGAAGAGAAGTTTATTACGCAGGATAATTTACTTTGTCAGAGATGTTTTAAAATTAAAAATTATGGAGAAAACCTTGTAAATAATTTTAGCAGGGAAGATTATCTGAAGGAAGTAAATGAAAGTGTGAAAAAATCTGATATAATACTTCCGATTTTTGATATTATTGACTTTGAAGGCTCATTTACTGAGGAAATTTTAGATTATCTAAGAGACTACAGATCGATAATTTTAATTAACAAAATAGATTTGCTGCCTGATTTTATACATCCAACTGAAATTTCCAACTGGGTAAAGGATAGGCTTGCCGAAGAAGATATTGTACCCGATGATATCGCTTTTATCAGTGCAAAAAATAAATATGGAGTAAATGGAATAATTAGAAAAATTAAAAATATTTTTTATAATAAAAAAGTAAAGGTGACTGTGCTTGGAGTTTCAAATGTTGGGAAATCATCAGTTATAAATTTACTTCTTGGGAACAATAAAATAACAACTTCTAAATATTCTGGAACTACTTTAAAATCAATTAACAATAAAATTCCAAATAGTGAAATTACGATAATTGACACGCCTGGACTTATTCCAGATGGAAGAATTTCTGATTTAATCAGTGTAGAAAGTGGATTAAAGCTGGTGCCAGCTGGAGAAATTTCACGAAAAACTTTTAAACTTGAAGAAAATCAGGTATTTATGTTTGATGTTTTCTGCAGATTTAAAATACTTGGAAATGAACTTTTAGAAAGTGGAAGCAAGCCTATTTTTTCTGCTTATGCTTCAAAAAGTGTGAAGTTTCATGTGGCTCGTGAGGAAAGAGTGAAAGACTTGCTAAATGGAAATTACTTTGAAATTTTACAAGGAGCTGAAAAAGAAAAATATTTTCAAAATGAATTTGTAACTCATGAAGTGGAAATCGGGGAAAATGAGGAACTGGTAATAGCAGGGCTAGGATGGATAAATGTTAAAAGAGGTCCACTAAAGGTACAATTGGAAGTTCCAGAAAATGTAAAAGTGATTGTTAGACCGTCAATTTTTAAAAATAAAAAATAA
- a CDS encoding tetratricopeptide repeat protein translates to MRKLKRILMGILLLSFATIVKANYYIVENTNNNDATATTVEEPIVPATNENDDSTQKALEQGNEKTNPKEEKKTVDTGTMPATQTEDISTEAKYNSYANYENATLAKKSSSATFRMAQLYFRDGLYEKAVNLALKDEAPDIPVMYVIAIGSRLMGNNEQSIDYYTRILSQDSNQAEAKLGIGIAYKSKGDFSKALGYLREYNSKYSDDEVKKEIAVLNEILAGSK, encoded by the coding sequence ATGAGGAAATTAAAACGAATATTAATGGGAATATTGTTACTTTCTTTTGCAACAATTGTAAAGGCAAATTATTATATTGTAGAAAATACAAACAATAATGATGCAACTGCGACAACTGTGGAAGAACCAATAGTGCCAGCAACAAATGAAAATGATGATAGCACACAAAAAGCGCTTGAGCAAGGAAATGAAAAGACGAATCCTAAAGAAGAAAAAAAGACAGTTGACACAGGAACTATGCCCGCAACACAGACCGAAGACATCTCAACTGAGGCAAAATACAATTCCTATGCAAATTATGAAAATGCTACACTCGCTAAAAAAAGTTCATCAGCTACATTCAGAATGGCACAGCTTTACTTTCGTGACGGGCTTTACGAAAAAGCAGTAAATTTGGCATTAAAGGATGAAGCACCTGATATTCCTGTAATGTATGTAATTGCGATTGGTTCAAGGCTTATGGGGAATAATGAGCAGTCAATTGATTATTACACTAGAATTTTGTCACAGGATAGCAATCAGGCTGAAGCAAAACTGGGGATAGGCATAGCCTACAAATCAAAAGGGGATTTTTCAAAGGCGTTAGGATATTTACGTGAATACAATTCAAAATATTCTGACGATGAAGTAAAAAAAGAAATTGCAGTATTAAATGAAATATTAGCTGGTTCAAAATAA
- a CDS encoding uracil-DNA glycosylase produces the protein MWNDLKLEIDICTKCILEKTRINPIVGEGNKKAEILFVFDSISEEEDVKQKLLIDRNGKYFKKFLEYSKLDLKKCYFTTLTKCSSHSNLIEKDSITKCNEFLVAQIALINPKYIVTVGERATKSLLEDVEKEDIKDLVGKVFDFYGEIKVVPIYDISYLFKATDKEKWKLIKILEKL, from the coding sequence ATGTGGAATGACTTAAAGCTGGAAATCGACATTTGTACTAAATGTATATTAGAAAAAACTAGAATTAATCCAATTGTTGGTGAAGGAAATAAAAAGGCAGAAATTTTATTTGTGTTTGATAGCATAAGTGAGGAAGAGGATGTAAAGCAGAAACTTTTGATTGACAGAAATGGAAAATATTTCAAAAAATTTTTAGAATATTCAAAGCTTGATTTGAAGAAATGTTATTTTACAACTCTCACAAAATGTAGTTCACACAGTAATTTAATTGAGAAAGACAGTATTACAAAATGTAATGAGTTTCTTGTAGCACAAATTGCCTTGATTAATCCAAAGTACATTGTAACAGTTGGAGAAAGGGCAACTAAATCACTTTTAGAAGACGTAGAAAAAGAGGATATAAAAGATTTGGTGGGGAAAGTGTTTGATTTTTATGGAGAAATTAAGGTTGTGCCGATTTATGATATTTCCTATTTGTTTAAAGCGACAGATAAGGAAAAATGGAAATTAATAAAAATTTTGGAAAAATTATAA
- the dprA gene encoding DNA-processing protein DprA has translation MEWLRLKEYGMKNAHIKKLMLIFQDFEELFYEENFKLFNDELKYQLEEAVKIDMKARLDLYERNKVRIISANDKEYPKKLKEIKDFPVFLYLKGKKLKDYDKIKMDKDKISVDSKRNIGVVGTRRATKFGKTACEKIVNELVNYNVTIISGLADGIDTIALKTALDKEIEVVSVVGTGLDVVYPYENRDLWERIGEIGTLISEYPLGTQPTRWTFPRRNRIIAGMSDGVLVAESFKKGGALITAELAFSMNREVFAVPGFINYPSFEGCNDLIKNNKAKLVTCGNDIAEEFLWDIKKEKSKLQKLTSEEQIVFETIMEEVSFEQILQNVKEKIEKNKLFSIIMSLKIRGLITETNGAKYIRIV, from the coding sequence GTGGAATGGCTTAGATTAAAGGAATATGGGATGAAAAATGCTCATATAAAAAAACTGATGTTAATTTTTCAAGATTTTGAAGAATTGTTTTATGAAGAAAATTTTAAATTATTTAATGATGAATTAAAATATCAGCTGGAAGAAGCAGTGAAAATTGATATGAAAGCAAGGCTTGATCTTTATGAGCGAAACAAAGTAAGAATAATAAGTGCAAATGATAAGGAATATCCAAAAAAACTAAAGGAAATAAAGGATTTTCCAGTCTTTTTGTATTTAAAGGGGAAAAAATTAAAAGATTACGATAAAATAAAAATGGATAAAGACAAAATTTCAGTAGATAGTAAGCGAAATATTGGTGTAGTGGGTACAAGAAGAGCTACTAAATTTGGAAAAACAGCCTGTGAAAAAATTGTAAATGAACTTGTGAACTATAATGTAACTATAATTAGTGGACTTGCTGATGGAATAGATACAATTGCATTAAAAACAGCACTGGATAAGGAAATAGAAGTTGTGTCAGTAGTTGGAACAGGGCTGGATGTAGTTTATCCATACGAAAATCGGGATTTATGGGAAAGAATAGGAGAAATTGGAACTCTTATAAGCGAATATCCGCTTGGGACACAACCCACAAGATGGACTTTTCCTAGAAGAAATCGAATTATAGCAGGAATGTCAGATGGAGTTCTGGTAGCCGAAAGTTTTAAAAAAGGTGGTGCATTAATTACAGCAGAACTGGCTTTTAGCATGAACCGTGAAGTTTTTGCTGTACCTGGATTCATAAATTATCCATCTTTTGAAGGCTGTAATGATTTAATAAAAAACAACAAAGCAAAATTAGTAACTTGCGGGAATGACATTGCTGAAGAATTTTTATGGGATATAAAAAAAGAAAAAAGTAAATTACAAAAACTTACATCAGAAGAACAAATTGTATTTGAAACAATAATGGAAGAAGTAAGTTTTGAACAAATTCTGCAAAATGTAAAAGAAAAAATCGAAAAAAATAAATTGTTTTCAATAATTATGAGTCTAAAAATCAGAGGATTAATTACAGAAACAAACGGGGCAAAGTATATAAGGATAGTATAA